The Pleurodeles waltl isolate 20211129_DDA chromosome 7, aPleWal1.hap1.20221129, whole genome shotgun sequence genome contains the following window.
gcagcactgCCTTCATAGTGTTAGTATAATGAGCCCCAGAGTGTGAACTGGAAGCAGAATTCCAGCAGCGCCTGGAACGGCTGGATCAGGAGGCAGTACATGCAAGTGTTTGATGCTGTCCAGGGGAGGTGCTAGCTCAAAAGGCTTGTTGACTCCACAAGAAGGTGGTGGTTGAAACTCAGCCCATCCATGCTTTCATCTGCTACCTCTTTACTTTGTATGGCCTTGCGAACTTTGCTCCAGAATAACTTCTGAGCATCAGGTTCTGGAGGCCAACATATGTAAGTCTTCTTCAGCATCACCTTCCTCATTCGGTGGTAGGCGGACAAGTCTCGCTCTGGAATCTTTCCcaagaagaccagcaccaggaCATCTTTCTGCTGATCCAGAAGCCTATAACTGGCCAACTGGATTTCCAAGGAGCACCACTCACTGCGCAGGTAGCTCCTGCTGATGACGCAGATGGTCTTCCTGCTGTTGTAGATGCTGTCCACAATGTTGTCTATAATGTCCCGGCCCAGCTCAAAGTCCCTGTGGTGGAGGCAGAGTCGAAAAGATGAAGGGCTGCAGTTCTCTAACTGTGGTACGAGCTCCTGCAGCACCCACCATTCATCGTTAGAGTTGTAGGAGACAAAGGCGTCGTACTTGTAGGTATCTTTCCCATTCTTACTCCAGTTCTCCCGGAACCAGGCCCGAAAGATATAGAAATTGTACTTCATGTACCAGTAACATCGTGTGTAGAGAATGGGAATGATCATTAAGAGAAGCAGTACTGGGGCTGTCCCAAAGAAGCATTGCTTCCCCAGTTGTGAGTAGCAAACACTCATATCCAAGCTGTAGATGTAAGCTGAAGGACCATCATCACAGCTTTGGTTATATGGGTAGACTATCTGCACCTGGCTGTTGTTCAGCCAGCTTTTGAACCACTGGCTCTTGCAGGTGCAGCTCAGGGGACACTTGCGGAGATCAAGGTACTCAAGCTTCGGTAGCCCCAACATAGCGGTCTCATTAACAACCTTGAGGGCATTCTTCATCACTTTCAGAACTCGCAGGGAGGTAAGGTTTCCAAACACCTCATTTGTGAGGGACTGCAAACCGATGTTCTCCAGGTCAAGTGTCTGCAGCTGGATCTGGTTCCGGAAGATGCCGGCTGGCAGGTTCTGAATGCCGTTGCATGAGTCCGACAAGTCGAGGAACCTCAACTCCCCTAGGTCATCAAACACATTGTGAGATACTGTTAGAATTTTATTATTGGAGAGGTAGAGGTCTTGTAATGACTTCAGGCCTTTGAAGAACTTAGGTGGGATGATCTTAATACCGTAGGGCTGCTGAGATTGAATTTTAAGCACCTTCAGATTTTGCAGGTTCTCAAATGGCGAGATCTCCTTCATGATAGAAATGTATGCAATATTGTTCGCTTTCAGGTCCAGCACCCGTAGAgttgtctgcacaaagaaaaacaCCTGGCTTTGGAGGATGGGAGCTCTGATCTCATTCAAATCCAGGTACAACTTGGATAGGTTCTGCAAACCACTGAAGGACGTATTTGTTAAGGAGCAGATTTTATTACCACCTAGATCTAGAATCTGTAGTTTGTGAAGGTTCATGAATGTGTTGGGAAAGATCACAGCTACCCTGTTGTTCCGAAGGAGAAGGTGCTGGAGATTTCCGAGGGATGCAAAACTCTCCTCATACAAATCTGTTAGAAGGTTGTTGTCCAGCCGGAGAATCTCAAGTTTGGAAAGGCCATTCAGTGCGTGTTTGGACAAGTAGGCGATGTTGTTGAACTCCAGGTTTAAATTTGTGAGATTTGGTGCAAAGGAAAAGGCATTGTGTCCAACTGTGAGAATTCTGTTGTAGCTAAGGGTGAGGTTTTCTAGGCTTGTGAGGAGCTGACTGCTCAAAGAGCATCCTTCCAAGGCATTTAGTAAGTTGTGTTGGACAACCAGACTCTGAAGGCCATTTCTGTGCACAAATTCCAAGCAACCAAGGCGCTTCAACTTATTTCTAGAAAGGTCAAAAGATTTTATCACTGGACAATGTACAAATGTTTCATTGGACAACTTCCTTATAGAATTGCTGCGCAGGGACAGTTTTTGAAGTGGGGCGCTGCGCAGGTACTTGCAGAGATCGGACAGGTTGTTGCCATGCAGACGCACTCCTGAATAGTCGATGCTGTGTGGGGGCACATTTGATCTTTTAAGAAAATCAAGTATCTGAAAATCAGAgttgttttgcatgagcaggtaagTTATGCCTGCCAAGTCGAAGGAAGCCAGCTCTTGTGCACCAATGTGGTTATAAGACAGGTCAAGCGAGGTCACATTTGTGAAATAGTTAGGTGGCAAGTCCTTGAGAGTGATGGAAGTGTTGCAAAGATACAGGTGTGACAGGGAGGCGGGCAGCGTGGTTGAGGTGTTGAGGGAACACAGGTGATTGTTACAGAGATTGAGATTCTGCAGCCGGTTCAGGGGGGACACAGATGTGATCACCAGACTGAAGTTTTTCAGGCTGTTTGAGGCGAGGTTCAAGACCTCGAGGCTCTTCAGCAGGTGGAAGGTGTCTCTGTCCACCTGAAACAGATGGTTGTTTTCGATCAGAAGGCAGGTGAGATTTCTGAGCCCCTGGAACACCCCTCTGGagagtttctttattttattattagAAATGTTCAGCGTGAGCAGCTCGTTGAGGTTCTCGAAGGCAGAATCCTGGATTTGCCAGAGTTGGTTGAAGTCCAGGCGGAGGGTTCTCAGCTGCGGCAGGTGTCGGAAGCTTCCCCCGGGCAGGCGGCGGATGGAGTTGTGGGAGATGTTCAGACATTGGGTCTCATTGGGTAGATCGCTCACCGCACTCCGCACATCCTGCAGGAAACGCTGAATGCAGTTGTAGTGTTGGGGATGCTCGTAGGACTTGATGCAGTTCCTGAAGCCATAGCTGACCGCACCAGGGATCAAGAGGAGCCCCGACTGAAGGAAAAGCCAGAGGAGCAGCATGTCTCGCAGGAACCTTCAGACCTTCATCTGCAACATGGCACCACAAGAAGTAGACACTGACTCCACAGAGCTGGGCTTtcctggtggggaaaaaaaagtaGTCAAGACCAGGTGATAGCAATAATAACAACACTGTTCATATTCAAGGATTAGAGAAACCTATATACAAAGCTAGAGAGGGCATGCGCAAGACAGACGCGTTCACCGAAGTGAAGCTTAAATCCTTAGTCTAGTTTGAGATCCACCAGATCAGCGTCCAGCAACGCACTCTTTCAAGTTTGTATATGTGGTGTACAGCCGAGTAAGCATGCAAAGGTGGAAGTGTTTGAAGCTAAGAAAACCTATCTCCAATCCTACACCTGCCTCAAAGAGGCATACATTTGTGGTGAAAATCCCAATCTACCTTTTTAGTAAACAGAGCTTTGTATCAAACTCCATTGGTGGATGCaggggaacgcccatgtaccatccatgggaGGCCTGTGCCCTGAAGTAGTGCGTCCTGTTTGATTAGTTAGGGACTACTTTACAGTACAAATCTTGATCTGTGCAGGAAAGCAAATCCCAACTCAAGCCTTTGCACTGGTTTGCAACACTTGTCAAGACACTGCACTGGTGcaaaggcttcataaatctggccACACATACAGGTAACTGAACCATGGCTATAAAGGAGTGGCCATTTACATGCCTTGAAAGGGAGGTAAGTGCAACAGAGGAGCCAAATAGATATTTCTGCGCTTTGTTTATACACTTCCTTGAAAATACCTCAACACACTaaagggaccagtgctcatagcgCTGTATTTCTCACATCACATGTGTCTGTCTAACTTTGTCAGCACTTACCCACGCTATGAGGACCAGTCTGGCCCCCACAGTGCGGGTTATGCATTCATGTGGGTACAACACAGACGTTTCCATACACACATACGCAAGGTCaggcatgtgcacacatacacagtgcatacacacacatgcatacaaagcacatatacacacacagcactggAAAGATAATGTGGAATATATCTATACCGCCAACATGCCTCATTGTATCTATGCAGGAGGACACCATGAAATATTCATAGCCAAAAGAGTCCTAAATACACCCAAAGAATTGCACAGGCGAACCACACATGCAAGGATGTGCTATCAGAACACTGCAGGCTCTGCGTCAGTGCACACCGGGGCTATATCAGAGCACACCAGGCTTTATATAGTACTCAGAGGGTCTACATCACCTCACCCTGGCCAGACCCTGCTCCCAGTGCACGCACACTGTGCTATCAGAACACTGCAGGCTCTGCGTCAGTGCACACTGGGGGCTATATCAGAGCACACCAGGCTTTATATAGTACTCAGAGGGTCTACATCACCTCACCTCTGGCAGACCCTGCTCCCAGTGCACGCAGGCTGTGCTATCAGAACACTGCGGGCTCTGCGTCAGAGCACACCGGGGGCTATATCAGAGCACGCCAGGCTTTATATAGTACTCAGAGGGTCTACATCACCTCACCCTGGCCAGACCCTGCTCCCAGTGTACGCAGGCTGTGCTATCAGATCACTGCAGGCTCTGCGTCAGAGCACACTGGGGGCTATATCAGAGCACACCAGGCTTTATATAGTACTCAGAGGGTCTACATCACCTCACCCTGGCCAGACCCTGCTCCCAGTGCACGCAGGCTGTGCTATCAGATCACTGCAGGCTCTGCGTCAGAGCACACCGGGGGCTATATCAGGGCACACTAGGCTTTATATAGTACTCAGAGGGTCTACATCACCTCACCCTGGCCAGACCCTGCTCCCAGTGCACGCAGGCTGTGCTATCAGAACACTGCAGGCTTTGCGTCAGAGCACACCGGGGGCTATATCAGAGCACGCCAGGCTTTACATAGTACTCAGAGGGTCTACATCACCTCACCACTGGCCAGACCCAGCTCCCAGTGCACGCACACTGTGCTATCAGAACACTGCAGGCTCTGCGTCAGAGCACACCGGGCCTATATCAGAGCACACCAGGCTTTATATAGTACTCAGAGGGTCTACATCACCTCACCCTGGCCAGACCCTGCTCCCAGTGCACGCAGGCTGTGCTATCAGATCACTGCAGGCTCTGCGTCAGAGCACACCAGGGCTATATCAGAGCACACCAGGCTTTATATAGTACTCAGAGGGTCTACATCACCTCACCCTGGCCAGACCCTGCTCCCAGTGCACGCAGGCTGTGCTATCAGATCACTGCAGGCTCTGCGTCAGAGCACACTGGGGGCTATATCAGAGCACACCAGGCTTTATATAGTACTCAGAGGGTCTACATCACCTCACCCTGGCCAGACCCTGCTCCCAGTGCACGCAGGCTGTGCTATCAGATCACTGCAGGCTCTGCGTCAGAGCACACCGGGGGCTATATCAGGGCACACTAGGCTTTATATAGTACTCAGAGGGTCTACATCACCTCACCCTGGCCAGACCCTTCTCCCAGTGCACGCAGGCTGTGCTATCAGAACACTGCAGGCTCTGCGTCAGAGCACACCGGGGGCTATATCAGAGCACGCCAGGCTTTACATAGTACTCAGAGGGTCTACATCACCTCACCACTGGCCACACCCTGCTCCCAGTGCACGCACACTGTGCTATCAGAACACTGCAGGCTCTGCGTCAGAGCACACCGGGGCTATATCAGAGCACACCAGGCTTTATATAGTACTCAGAGGGTCTACATCACCTCACCACTGGCCAGACCCAGCTCCCAGTGCACGCACACTGTGCTATCAGAACACTGCGGGCTCTGCGTCAGAGCACACCGGGGCTATATCAGAGCACACCAGGCTTTATATAGTACTCAGAGGGTCTACATCACCTCACCATTGGCCAGACCCTGCTCCTAGTGCACGCACGCTGTGCTATCAGAACACTGCAGGCTCTGCGTCAGAGCACACCGGGGGCTATATCAGAGCACGCCAGGCTCTATATAGTACTCAGAGGGTCTACATCACCTCACCCTGGCCAGACCCTGCTCCCAGTGCACGCAGGCTGTGCTATCAGAACACTGCAGGCTCTGCGTCAGAGCACACCGGGGGCTATATCAGAGCACACCAGGCTTTATATAGTACTCAGAGGGTCTACATCACCTCACCCTGGCCAGACCCTGCTCCCAGTGCACGCAGGCTGTGCTATCAGAACACTGCAGGCTCTGCGTCAGAGCACACCGGGGGCTATATCAGAGCACACCAGACTTTATATAGTACTCAGAGGGTCTACATCACCTCATCCTGGCCAGACCCTGCTCCCAGTGCACGCAGGCTGTGCTATCAGAACACTGCAGGCTCTGCGTCAGAGCACACCGGGGGCTATATCAGAGCACACCAGACTTTATATAGTACTCAGAGGGTCTACATCACCCCACCACTGGCCAGACCCTGCTCCCAGTGCACGCACACTGTGCTATCAGAACACTGCAAGCTCTGCGTCAGAGCACACCGGGGGCTATATCAGAGCACACTAGGCTTTATATAGTACTCAGAGGGTCTACATCACCGCACCACTGGCCAGACCCTGCACCCAGTGCACGCAGGCTGTGCTATCAGAACACTGCAGGGTCTGCGTCAGAGCACACCGGGGCTATATCAGAGCACACCAGGCTTTATATAGTACTCAGAGGGTCTACATCACCGCACCACTGGCCAGACCCTGCACCCAGTGCACGCAGGCTGTGCTATCAGAACACTGCAGGCTCTGCGTCAGAGCACACCGGGGGCTATATCAGAGCACACTAGGCTTTATATAGTACTCAGAGGGTCTACATCACCTCACCACTGGCCAGACCCTGCTCCCAGTGCACGCACACTGTGCTATCAGAACACTGCAGGCTCTGCGTGAGAGCACACCGGGGGCTATATCAGAGCACCCTAGGCTTTATATAGTACTCAGAGGGTCTACATCACCTCACCCTGGCCAGACCCTGCTCCCAGTGCACGCAGGCTGTGCTAACACTGCGGGCTCTGCGTCAGTGCACACTGGGGGCTATATCAGAGCACACCAGGCTTTATATAGTACTCAGAGGGTCTACATCACCTCACCCTGGCCAGACCCTGCTCCCAGTGCACGCAAGCTGTGCTATCAGAACACTGCAGGCTCTGCGTCAGAGCACACCGGGGGCTATATCAGAGCACGCCAGGCTTTACATAGTACTCAGAGGGTCTACATCACCTCACCACTGGCCAGACCCTGCTCCCAGTGCACGCAGGCTGTGCTATCAGAACACTGCAGGCTCTGCATCAGTGCACACTGGGGGCTATATCAGAGCACACTAGGCTTTATATAGTACTCAGAGGGTCTACATCACCTCACCCTGGCCAGACCCTGCTCCCAGTGCACGCAGGCTGTGCTATCAGAACACTGCAGGCTCTGCGTCAGAACACACCGGGGGCTATATCAGAGCACACCAGGCTTTATATAGTACTCAGAGGGTCTACGTCACCGCACCACTGGCCAGACCCTGCTCCCAGTGCACGCAGGCTGTGCTATCAGAACACTGCAGGCTCTGCGTCAGAGCACACCGGGAGCTATATCAGAGCACACCAGGCTTTATATAGTACTCAGAGGGTCTACATCACCGCACCACTGGCCAGACCCTGCTCCCACTGCACGCAGGCTATGCTAACACTGCAGGCTCTGCGTGAGTGCACACCGGGGGCTATATCAGAGCACACCAGGCTTTATATAGTACTCAGAGGGTCTACATCACCCCACCACTGGCCAGACCCTGCTCCCAGTGCACGCACACTGTGCTATCAGAACACTGCAGGCTCTGCGTCAGAGCACACCGGGGGCTATATCAGAGCACACCAGGCTTTATATAGTACTCAGAGGGTCTACATCGCCTCACCACCAACCAGACCCTGCTCCCAGTGCACGCAGGCTGTGCTATCAGATCACTGCAGGCTCTGCGTCAGTACACACCGGGAGCTATATCAGGGCACACCAGGCTTTATATAGTACTCAGAGGGTCTACATCACCTCACCCTGGCCAGACCCTGCTCCCAGTGCACGCAGGCTGTGCTATCAGAACACTGCAGGCTCTGCGTCAGAGCACACCCGGGCTATATCAGAGCACACCCGGCTTTATATAGTACTCAGAGGGTCTACATCACCTCACCCTGGCCAGACCCTGCTCCCAGTGCATGCAGGCTGTGCTATCAGAACACTGCAGGCTCTGCGTCAGAGCACACCGGGGGCTATATCAGGGCACACTAGGCTTTATATAGTACTCAGAGGGTCTACATCACCCCACCACTGGCCAGACCCTGCTCCCAGTGCACGCACATTGTGCTATCAGAACACTGCAGGCTCTGCGTCAGAGCACACCGGGGCTATATCAGAGCACACCAGGCTTTATATAGTACTCAGAGGGTCTACATCACCCCACCACTGGCCAGACCCTGCTCCCAGTGCACGCACATTGTGCTATCAGAACACTGCAGGCTCTGCGTCAGAGCACACCGGGGGCTATATCAGAGCACACCAGGCTTTATATAGTACTCAGAGGGTCTACATCACCTCACCACCAACCAGACCCTGCTCCCAGTGCACGCAGGCTGTGCTATCAGAACACTGCAGGCTCTGCGTCAGAGCACACCCGGGCTATATCAGAGCACACCCAGCTTTATATAGTACTCAGAGGGTCTACATCACCTCACCACTGGCCAGACCCTGCTCATAGTGCACGCAGGCTGTGCTAACACTGCAGGCTCTGCGTCAGAGCACACCGGGGGCTATATCAGAGCACGCCAGGCTTTACATAGTACTCAGAGGGTCTACATCACCTCACCACTGGCCAGACCCTGCTCCCAGTGCACGCAGGCTGTGCTATCAGAACACTGCAGGCTCTGCGTCAGAGCACACTGGGGGCTATATCAGAGCACACTAGGCTTTATATAGTACTCAGAGGGTCTACATCACCCCACCACTGGCCAGACCCTGCTCCCAGTGCACGCACATTGTGCTATCAGAACACTGCAGGCTCTGCGTCAGAGCACACCGGGGGCTATATCAGAGCACGCCAGGCTTTACATAGTACTCAGAGGGTCTACATCACCTCACCACTGGCCAGACCCTGCTCCCAGTGCACGCAGGCTGTGCTATCAGAACACTGCAGGCTCTGCGTCAGAGCACACTGGGGGCTATATCAGAGCACACTAGGCTTTATATAGTACTCAGAGGGTCTACATCACCTCACCACTGGCCAGACCCTGCTCCGAGTGCACGCAGGCTGTGCTATCAGAACACTGCAGGCTCTGCGTCAGAACACACCGGGGGCTATATCAGAGCACACCAGGCTTTATATAGTACTCAGAGGGTCTACGTCACCGCACCACTGGCCAGACCCTGCTCCAAGTGCACGCAGGCTGTGCTATCAGAACACTGCAGGCTCTGCGTCAGAGCACACCGGGGGCTATATCAGAGCACACTAGACTTTATATAGTACTCAGAGGGTCTACATCACCTCACCCTGGCCAGACCCTGCTCCCAGTGCACGCACACTGTGCTATCAGAACACTGCAGGCTCTGCGTCAGTACACACCGGGGCTATATCAGAGCACACCAGGCTTTATATAGTACTCAGAGGGTCTACATCACCTCACCCTGGCCAGACCCTGCTCCCAGTGCACGCAGGCTGTGCTATCAGATCACTGCAGGCTCTGCGTCAGAGCACACCGGGGGCTATATCAGAGCACGCCAGGCTTTACATAGTACTCAGAGGGTCTACATCACCTCACCCTGGCCAGACCCTGCACCCAGTGCACGCAGGCTGTGCTATCGGAACACTGCAGGCTTTGCGTCAGAGCACACCGGGGGCTATATCAGAGCACGCCAGGCTTTACATAGTACTCAGAGGGTCTACATCACCTCACCACTGGCCAGACCCTGCACCCAGTGCACGCAGGCTGTGCTATCAGAACACTGCAGGCTCTGCATCAGTGCACACTGGGGGCTATATCAGAGCACACTAGGCTTTATATAGTACTCAGAGGGTCTACATCACCTCACCCTGGCCAGACCCTGCTCCCAGTGCACGCAGGCTGTGCTATCAGAACACTGCAGGGTCTGCGTCAGAGCACACCGGGGCTATATCAGAGCACACCAGGCTTTACATAGTACTCAGAGGGTCTACATCACCTCACCACTGGCCAGACCCTGCTCCCAGTGCACGCACACTGTGCTATCAGAACACTGCAGGCTCTGCGTCAGTGCACACTGGGGGCTATATCAGAGCACACCAGGCTTTATATAGTACTCAGAGGGTCTACATCACCTCACCACTGGCCAGACCCTGCTCCCAGTGCATGCAGGCTGTGCTATCAGAACACTGCAGGCTCTGCGTTAGTGCACACCGGGGGCTATATCAGAGCATGCCAAGCTTTATATAGTACTCAGAGGGTCTACATCACCTCACCCTGGCCAGACCCTGCTCCTAGTGCACGCAGGCTGTGCTATCAGAACACTGCAGGCTCTGCGTCAGAACACACCGGGGGCTATATCAGAACACACCAGGCTTTATATAGTACTCAGAGGGTCTACATCACCCCACCACTGGCCAGACCCTGCACCCAGTGCACGCAGGCTGTGCTATCGGAACACTGCAGGCTCTGCGTCAGAACACACCAGGTTGTGACCAGCACACCGCAGGCTCTACATCAGCAGATATCAGGCTCTGGATCATACACACTAGACTTTGTATTATTACGTAGAAAGCTGTAGCTCAGCACACACCAGGGTTAATGCCATACACACCAGGATGTCTATTAGTACACACTAGGCTGTACATCAATACACACCAGCAATGTTTCCTCTCATTTTTGTTCTCAATGTGCAGCAATAAAGGAGCTGTGTGCACTGGAGCCAAGGCTGCGTGCCCTAGAGATAAGCGACAACTTAATATGCAACCATGCACAGTGCGCGAGCTTCCAGAATCAGCGGCGTAGCAAGAGTGCCATGGCCTCTAATGCAGCCCAGAAGAACTGCCCCCTCCGCCTGTGGGTTAGTATTAAAGTGCACGCATCACGGGGGTGCAGTTGGCTTCTTGCACCCCTGGGCACCAGTGCCACTGATCTGCGTGCCCTAATGATTGTACCTATTACTCCTCTCGCTTTGCCACTGCtatctcccccttcctctccaaccgctcccaaagagtctacctcccaccttttcgctcagaccccaccgagatcatttgcggcgtcccacaaggctcctcgctcagcccaacactcttcaatgtctacatgagccccctcgccgacatcatacgcaaacacagcatcatcatcacctcctacgccgacgacactcaactgatactttccctcaccaaggaccccaccagcgccaagaccaacctgcaagatggaatgaaggacgttgcagatttgatgaaactcagccgtctgaaactgaactcagacaaaacggaagtcctcatcctcggtaacaacccgaccgcctgggacgactcctggtggcccacggcccttggcaccgcaccgaccccctcagaccacgcatgcaacctcggcttcatcttggacccacttctcaccatgaccaaacaagtcaacgccgtatcatcctcttgcttcctcaccctccccaTGCTCCGGAAGTTcatccgctggatccccgccgacaccagaaagaccgtgacccacggagccgcctggactacggcaacaccctttacgctgggaccaccgcaaaactccaggaACAACTGCAACGAactcaaaacgcctccgcccgcctcatcctcaacataccccgcaacagccacatctccgcacacctgagacacctgcactggcttcccgtcagcaaaaggatcaccttccgtctcctcacccacgcacacaaagccctccacaacaaggaaccaggatacctcaaccgtcacctcagcttctacgctcccacccgtcttctctccaccagcctcgctctcaccgccgtccctcgcatccgccgctccatggcgggtgggaggtccttctcctacctggcgaccaagacttggaacaccctccccaccatcctccggaccacccaggaccactccgcattccggagacttctcaagacctggctcttcgagcagcagtaacccccttccccctagcgccttgagacccgcacgggtgggtagcgcgctttataaatgctaatgatttgatttgatttgatttgcacctTTGTTATCGCTCTCCACTTCCGGTCTATCTCTCACATGTCCCTATGTCCCTCTCCACTTCCGGTCTATCCCTCACATGTCCCTCTCCACTTCCGGTCTATCCCTCACATGTCCCTGTGTCCCTCTCCACTTCCGGTCTATCTCTCACATGTCCTTATGTCCCTCTCCACTTCCGGTCTATCCCTCACATGTCCCTATGTCCCTCTCCACTTAAGGTCTATCCCTCACATGTCCTTATGTCCCTCTCCACTTCCGGTCTATCCCTCACATGTCCCTCTCCACTTCCGGTCTATCCCTCACATGTCTCTGTGTCCCTCTCCACTTCCGGTCTATCCCTTACATGTCCTTATGTCCCTCTCCACTTCCGGTCTATCTCTCACATGTCCCTATGTCCCTCTCCACTTCCGGTCTATCCCTCACATGTCCCTCTCCACTTCGGTCTATCCCTCACATGTCCTTATGTCCCTCTCCACTTCCGGTCTATCTCTCACATGTCCCTATGTCCCTCTCCACTTCCGGTCTATCCCTCACATGTCCCTCTCCACTTCCGGTCTATCCCTCACATGTCCCTG
Protein-coding sequences here:
- the LOC138246658 gene encoding toll-like receptor 13 → MLLLWLFLQSGLLLIPGAVSYGFRNCIKSYEHPQHYNCIQRFLQDVRSAVSDLPNETQCLNISHNSIRRLPGGSFRHLPQLRTLRLDFNQLWQIQDSAFENLNELLTLNISNNKIKKLSRGVFQGLRNLTCLLIENNHLFQVDRDTFHLLKSLEVLNLASNSLKNFSLVITSVSPLNRLQNLNLCNNHLCSLNTSTTLPASLSHLYLCNTSITLKDLPPNYFTNVTSLDLSYNHIGAQELASFDLAGITYLLMQNNSDFQILDFLKRSNVPPHSIDYSGVRLHGNNLSDLCKYLRSAPLQKLSLRSNSIRKLSNETFVHCPVIKSFDLSRNKLKRLGCLEFVHRNGLQSLVVQHNLLNALEGCSLSSQLLTSLENLTLSYNRILTVGHNAFSFAPNLTNLNLEFNNIAYLSKHALNGLSKLEILRLDNNLLTDLYEESFASLGNLQHLLLRNNRVAVIFPNTFMNLHKLQILDLGGNKICSLTNTSFSGLQNLSKLYLDLNEIRAPILQSQVFFFVQTTLRVLDLKANNIAYISIMKEISPFENLQNLKVLKIQSQQPYGIKIIPPKFFKGLKSLQDLYLSNNKILTVSHNVFDDLGELRFLDLSDSCNGIQNLPAGIFRNQIQLQTLDLENIGLQSLTNEVFGNLTSLRVLKVMKNALKVVNETAMLGLPKLEYLDLRKCPLSCTCKSQWFKSWLNNSQVQIVYPYNQSCDDGPSAYIYSLDMSVCYSQLGKQCFFGTAPVLLLLMIIPILYTRCYWYMKYNFYIFRAWFRENWSKNGKDTYKYDAFVSYNSNDEWWVLQELVPQLENCSPSSFRLCLHHRDFELGRDIIDNIVDSIYNSRKTICVISRSYLRSEWCSLEIQLASYRLLDQQKDVLVLVFLGKIPERDLSAYHRMRKVMLKKTYICWPPEPDAQKLFWSKVRKAIQSKEVADESMDGLSFNHHLLVESTSLLS